A part of Polyangiaceae bacterium genomic DNA contains:
- a CDS encoding serine/threonine protein kinase, with translation MAQQQQRYRVVQRIAAGGMAEVFRAESAGLEGFKKKVAIKRVLPHLSEKKQFIGMFLDEARLSAHLSHSNCVQVFDIGVGDNTYFIVMEFVDGADLKATIEYTRKHYRTFPVEEAVSICVKICEGLSYAHELKDDNGEPLTIVHRDMSPPNVLITRYGEVKIVDFGLAKANSQLEHSEPGIIKGKFSYLSPEAALGHAVDARTDIFAVGIILWEMLAGRRLFLGETDLETVRQVQAAKIPSIRELNPNVSPELEQVLLASLARDPAVRYQTARDLGRDLNEILFRSDRAVSAFDIATLVQQVIDARDQEKQARPKDKASIIGELIDDALFEFTSLEEGSEGDRSTAGDLGAAPLNLGSFENVGDWASDLEDIAGSLPPTSFQEGNLAALEDESTAPPAARPSNPGAPAKAAAPPPRPQAPAPVAPAPASAPVSAPQPPPKGKGGLIAFILVVLVAAGAAGAYFSGKLPI, from the coding sequence ATGGCACAGCAGCAACAGCGCTATCGCGTCGTCCAACGCATCGCGGCGGGCGGAATGGCCGAGGTGTTCCGCGCCGAGAGCGCGGGCCTCGAAGGCTTCAAGAAGAAGGTCGCGATCAAGCGCGTCCTGCCTCACCTCTCGGAGAAGAAGCAATTCATCGGGATGTTTCTGGATGAAGCGCGCCTGAGCGCTCATCTGTCCCATTCGAACTGCGTTCAAGTCTTCGATATTGGTGTCGGCGACAACACCTACTTCATCGTCATGGAGTTCGTGGATGGCGCCGACCTCAAGGCGACCATCGAATACACGCGGAAACACTACCGCACCTTCCCCGTGGAAGAGGCGGTGTCCATCTGCGTGAAGATCTGCGAGGGTCTCTCCTACGCCCACGAACTCAAGGACGACAACGGTGAACCTCTCACGATCGTTCACCGCGACATGTCGCCGCCGAACGTCCTGATCACCCGCTATGGCGAGGTGAAGATCGTGGACTTCGGTCTCGCGAAGGCGAACAGTCAGCTCGAGCACAGCGAGCCCGGCATCATCAAGGGCAAGTTCAGCTACCTTTCCCCTGAAGCCGCTCTCGGCCACGCGGTGGACGCTCGAACTGACATCTTCGCCGTCGGCATCATCCTTTGGGAGATGCTGGCCGGTCGACGGTTGTTCCTTGGGGAAACAGATCTCGAAACGGTTCGACAGGTCCAGGCCGCGAAGATCCCGAGTATCCGCGAGCTGAACCCCAACGTATCGCCCGAGCTCGAGCAGGTGCTGCTGGCGTCCCTGGCGCGCGATCCAGCGGTTCGCTACCAGACGGCAAGGGATCTGGGACGCGACCTCAACGAGATCCTGTTTCGCTCGGATCGCGCGGTATCTGCCTTCGATATCGCCACCTTGGTCCAGCAAGTCATCGACGCGCGCGACCAAGAGAAGCAGGCGCGTCCGAAGGACAAGGCATCCATCATCGGGGAGCTCATCGACGATGCGCTGTTCGAGTTCACCTCACTAGAGGAAGGCAGTGAAGGCGACCGCAGCACCGCGGGCGACCTCGGCGCTGCTCCGCTGAATCTCGGCTCGTTCGAGAACGTCGGGGATTGGGCTTCGGACCTCGAAGACATCGCCGGCAGTCTGCCGCCCACCTCCTTCCAAGAGGGCAACTTGGCGGCGCTCGAAGACGAGTCCACGGCGCCACCTGCGGCCCGACCATCGAATCCAGGGGCACCCGCAAAGGCAGCGGCACCGCCACCAAGACCTCAAGCGCCGGCGCCAGTGGCTCCGGCACCAGCATCTGCACCCGTTTCCGCACCACAACCTCCCCCAAAAGGTAAAGGGGGCCTGATCGCATTCATCCTGGTAGTGCTCGTCGCTGCCGGAGCTGCGGGGGCCTACTTCAGCGGCAAGCTGCCGATCTGA
- a CDS encoding translation initiation factor IF-3, protein MAMRRRFQRGEPRGPQIRINHRIRVPEVRVVAADGSMLGVMTTQDALRRAREEGLDLVEVNPKSQPPVCKILDFGKYKYEEKKKASEAKRRQTVVEVKEIKLRPKTDDHDLNVKLRAARKFIESGNKVKFTVRFRGREITHPERAKMQLDWLLKGLEDLTVIEQMPTMEGRSMVLIAAPKPAVMQRVQAERAAREKAGEREERSQSQNSAPDNDAPEDDEDFDDEDEDDEDEDEDGEDED, encoded by the coding sequence ATGGCAATGAGACGACGCTTTCAGCGGGGTGAACCCCGAGGACCACAGATCCGCATCAATCACCGGATCCGGGTGCCCGAAGTGCGCGTCGTAGCTGCCGATGGGTCGATGCTCGGGGTCATGACCACGCAGGACGCTTTGCGCCGTGCCCGTGAAGAAGGCCTCGATCTCGTCGAGGTGAACCCGAAGAGCCAGCCACCGGTCTGCAAGATCCTCGACTTTGGCAAGTACAAGTACGAGGAGAAGAAGAAGGCCAGCGAGGCCAAACGACGCCAGACGGTCGTCGAGGTCAAAGAGATCAAGTTGCGCCCCAAGACGGACGATCATGACCTCAACGTGAAGCTTCGCGCAGCTCGCAAGTTCATCGAGTCCGGCAACAAGGTGAAGTTCACGGTGCGTTTTCGTGGCCGTGAAATCACCCACCCCGAGCGCGCGAAGATGCAGCTCGACTGGCTGCTCAAGGGCCTGGAAGATCTGACGGTCATCGAGCAGATGCCCACCATGGAAGGTCGAAGCATGGTGCTGATCGCCGCGCCCAAGCCTGCGGTGATGCAGCGAGTGCAGGCCGAGCGCGCCGCCCGTGAAAAGGCCGGCGAGCGCGAGGAGCGCTCACAGTCGCAGAACTCCGCACCGGACAACGATGCTCCCGAGGATGACGAAGACTTCGACGACGAAGACGAAGACGACGAAGACGAAGACGAAGACGGCGAAGACGAGGATTGA